A stretch of the Aegilops tauschii subsp. strangulata cultivar AL8/78 chromosome 4, Aet v6.0, whole genome shotgun sequence genome encodes the following:
- the LOC109735107 gene encoding protein FAR1-RELATED SEQUENCE 5-like — MATTISMVFLDSAHRCCKWHIFRVARTKLGKMLGKDEPFAEAFYGCINGSNTVEEFKGRWQQMVELFGVADKKHLKNMWNNREMWPPVYFRHKFFPFTGTTGRSESLDSYFKTLNHHRDSIWIFVQQFELFQELMLDHEDNVDFINEMTRPPPWGNYNIEKQAADFYTRDVFSKFQKLLAKSTSFGLQYQVQGDVIWLCLVANDGVNPKLYTVHVAPEDQTYMCSCNMFEMCGLICPHIICVMVQLNVQNIPATYMLPRWSKRETDLAPEPGDGHRAMHFGVPTTNTLKFNSLCRKFGNLASDACFSDEAYNFVSGLIEQGTVGVAAMKARARDGVVGDEEAQGHEANEQTQALGGPNTGQRDPPPVGLWNPTKLAKNGRPKEKEKRRKPLIELREDEMKKKAKKDAA, encoded by the exons ATGGCTACAACCATCTCAATGGTATTCCTAGATTCAGCACACAGATGTTGCAAGTGGCACATTTTCCGGGTTGCAAGAACAAAGCTAGGGAAGATGCTGGGCAAGGATGAGCCTTTTGCTGAAGCATTCTATGGATGCATCAATGGTTCAAATACCGTTGAGGAGTTCAAAGGAAGGTGGCAGCAGATGGTTGAGTTATTTGGTGTGGCTGATAAGAAACACCTCAAAAACATGTGGAACAATAGGGAGATGTGGCCTCCTGTATACTTTAGGCATAAGTTCTTCCCATTCACGGGCACAACGGGGCGGTCCGAGAGCCTGGATTCCTACTTCAAGACTTTAAATCATCACAGAGACTCGATTTGGATATTTGTGCAACAATTTGAGCTTTTCCAGGAGCTAATGCTTGATCATGAGGACAATGTTGACTTCATCAATGAAATGACTAGGCCACCACCCTGGGGCAA TTACAACATTGAGAAGCAGGCTGCAGATTTCTATACCAGAGATGTATtttccaagtttcaaaaactatTGGCTAAATCAACAAGCTTTGGGCTGCAATATCAGGTGCAAGGGGATGTCATCTGGTTATGCCTTGTTGCAAATGATGGTGTAAACCCTAAATTGTACACAGTGCATGTTGCCCCTGAAGATCAGACATACATGTGCAGCTGCAACATGTTTGAGATGTGCGGGTTGATCTGCCCACATATCATCTGTGTCATGGTGCAACTGAACGTGCAAAACATACCTGCGACTTACATGCTTCCGAGATGGTCTAAGAGAGAAACCGACCTTGCACCTGAACCGGGCGATGGGCATAGAGCTATGCACTTTGGCGTCCCCACAACAAACACCCTAAAGTTCAACTCTCTCTGCCGGAAGTTTGGCAACCTTGCTTCTGATGCATGCTTCAGTGATGAAGCTTATAATTTCGTCTCTGGCCTAATTGAGCAGGGCACTGTTGGGGTTGCTGCAATGAAAGCTAGAGCAAGGGATGGGGTTGTAGGAGATGAAGAAGCCCAAGGTCATGAAGCAAATGAACAAACGCAGGCTTTAGGGGGTCCAAATACAGGGCAGCGGGATCCACCCCCTGTAGGATTGTGGAACCCAACAAAGTTAGCAAAGAATGGGAGGCCAAAGGAAAAGGAGAAGCGAAGGAAGCCACTAATTGAGCTACGAGAAGATGAAATGAAGAAGAAAGCAAAGAAGGACGCAGCATAA